CGCCTTCCGGCGCGCCGTCCATCGCGACGAGGTGCCCGCTTCCGGTCTGGGCGGAAAACGCCATGCCGTCCTGACCCATCCAGCTTACTTTGCATTCCATGCTTGCACTCCAGCGTTGCCTGATTCGAATTTGATCATGCATTGTAGCCCGCAGCGCAACAGTCGGCTGATGCGCTGCACGACGCGCAACGTCGCGCCGCCGCACGCGGCGCCTGGCGGAGCGCCGAATGCCGATTTCCCTGCTGTTTTTAGGGGTTTTGCTCTAGATGCGACGTGCTTCCGATGGCGTTCTCGTCATCCAATCGATTGATTTAAAAAGAGAAAATGGGTGTCGGCGGTGGCATCTGTTGCATTCCGTATTATGGTGTTCGATTTCGTAATGCAAATTTTCTTGTGAATCCGGCGGCCCGTTCGTATAATGAGCCTCATTGGTTGCCGCGCTGCGGCAACCTCCGCATGTCTCCTCCACCCTCCTCCTAAGGTGGATTAAGCCCGAACCAGCCGTTCGGGCTTTTTTTCGTCCCATGCAAGCATCGGCGCGCAGTTTGCGCGCGCCGATCTGGCGTGATTCCGCTTACGCGGGCCGCCGCACGGCTGGTTGCGATGCCGCGCCGGTTGGCGTGTCGGTCGAACCAGCGGGCGCCGGGACCTGCGCGGCCGATGCGTGGCCATGACCGCGCGCGCAGAAGTGGCGTACGCGTTCGCGTACCGCGCGCAGGCGGGCGACGCGATCCTCGGCATGGGCGTCACGGGCATCGGCGATGCGGGCGTCGAGTGCGTCGAGCTTGGCCTCGCAGCCGGCCCGGGCAGCGACGGCAGGCGCCGCGACCGCCAGCAATGCGGCCGCGAGAAGGGACGTAAGTCGTTGTTTCATCATGCTTGTTTGTTGTTTTCCGTTGTCGGCCGGTCTGGCGCGGCAAGGTCAGGTGCCGCGCGTCGATGGGTGCCTCACCGGGCGCTCGGTTCGCCAGGTATATCGGGGCACGAACGGATTTTGGCCCATTTCGGGCGCCGCCGGCACGGGGCATGGATTCTTTTTGACCGCTCTGCCGTATTTCCTTTATAATTCAGGGCTTTTCCGCATTCATGCCCACGGAAAAAGAACAGGGAGAGCCTGCACCGCGCCTCGAAGCGCACACAGACAAGCAGGAAGAACACATCGGGCAAAGCATTTTTTTTGGATCGATCATGAAGACGTTTTCCGCAAAAGCCCATGAGGTGACGCGCGAATGGTACGTGATTGACGCGACGGATAAGGTTCTCGGCCGTGTTGCCAGCGAAGTGGCACGCCGTCTGCGCGGCAAGCACAAGCCTGAGTTCACCCCGCACGTCGACACTGGTGATTTCATCATCATCATCAACGCAAGCAAGTTGAAGGTCACGGGCAACAAGACTCTGGACAAGAAGTACTACCGTCACTCGGGCTACCCGGGCGGTATCTATGAAACGACGTTCGGCAAGATGCAAGAACGCTTCCCGGGCCGTGCGCTCGAGAAGGCGGTCAAGGGCATGCTGCCGAAGGGCCCGCTCGGCTACGCGATGATCAAGAAGCTGAAGGTCTACGCTGAAGCGACGCATCCGCACTCGGCTCAACAGCCGAAGGCGCTCGAGATCTAAGGGGAGCCCACATGATCGGTAACTGGAACTACGGTACGGGCCGCCGCAA
The sequence above is a segment of the Burkholderia diffusa genome. Coding sequences within it:
- the rplM gene encoding 50S ribosomal protein L13 yields the protein MKTFSAKAHEVTREWYVIDATDKVLGRVASEVARRLRGKHKPEFTPHVDTGDFIIIINASKLKVTGNKTLDKKYYRHSGYPGGIYETTFGKMQERFPGRALEKAVKGMLPKGPLGYAMIKKLKVYAEATHPHSAQQPKALEI
- a CDS encoding DUF1090 family protein — protein: MMKQRLTSLLAAALLAVAAPAVAARAGCEAKLDALDARIADARDAHAEDRVARLRAVRERVRHFCARGHGHASAAQVPAPAGSTDTPTGAASQPAVRRPA